One window from the genome of Acidimicrobiia bacterium encodes:
- the dnaG gene encoding DNA primase, producing the protein MGIVDDDVARVRDATDLVALAGEHLALKRSGRRFVGLCPFHPEKTPSFSINPEQGVYYCFGCQASGDAITFVREVEHLDFVDAVERLAARAGIQLRYDDTSYSQDRKRRDRLQAAVAAAIDFYHQRLMTHEDAGLARRYLRSRSYEREAAERFMLGSSPDGFDELSRHLQAQKFSRADITDAGLGFVNRANKIQDAFRGRVMFPIYDQRGEAAGFGARSLDGTPPKYKNTQETPIYQKSRLLYGLNWAKSEIVARGEVVICEGYTDVMAFVLAGVPNVVATCGTALADEHFTMLKNFARKVTLAYDADAAGRAAAERCYQWEQKFEVQFQVADLPAGRDPGDLWPADAPALVAAVERAAPFLEFRVDRLLEAGDLTTIEGRARAAGAAAALVAEHPNELVRDQYVVKLAGRLQINDDRLREAVERSRRGDRPASAHTATTSAPPVRTRPVDRRELDALRWAVHAPTDIGGRIALELFSDPLARAACAALLEAPFRKAVADAEPEVAKLLERLAVEDPIADGRPADEMVVRVVVNLVEASSQRLLASMVNEGDVRSSELKVLLDLLVRRRGNDEWAAAEEVADQLVGWIVAAEPNGDDGNI; encoded by the coding sequence ATGGGGATCGTCGACGACGACGTGGCGCGGGTCCGTGACGCGACCGACCTCGTCGCGTTGGCGGGTGAGCACCTCGCATTGAAGCGGTCGGGTCGGCGCTTCGTGGGCCTGTGCCCGTTCCACCCCGAGAAGACCCCATCGTTCTCGATCAATCCCGAGCAGGGCGTGTACTACTGCTTCGGCTGCCAGGCGAGTGGCGACGCGATCACGTTCGTGCGCGAGGTCGAGCATCTCGACTTCGTCGACGCGGTCGAACGGCTCGCGGCGCGCGCCGGCATCCAGCTTCGTTACGACGACACGTCCTACTCACAGGACCGCAAGCGGCGCGATCGGCTGCAGGCCGCGGTCGCGGCCGCGATCGACTTCTACCACCAGCGTTTGATGACGCACGAGGACGCAGGCCTCGCGCGCCGTTACCTCCGCAGCCGTTCGTATGAACGAGAAGCGGCGGAGCGGTTCATGCTCGGCTCCTCACCCGACGGTTTCGACGAGCTGTCCCGTCACCTCCAAGCGCAGAAGTTCTCGCGTGCCGACATCACCGACGCCGGCCTCGGATTCGTCAACCGCGCCAACAAGATCCAGGACGCCTTCCGCGGTCGCGTCATGTTCCCGATCTACGACCAGCGCGGCGAAGCGGCCGGGTTCGGCGCGCGCTCGCTCGACGGCACGCCACCGAAGTACAAGAACACACAGGAGACGCCGATCTACCAGAAGAGCCGGCTGCTCTACGGCCTCAACTGGGCGAAGTCGGAGATCGTGGCGCGCGGCGAGGTCGTGATCTGCGAGGGCTACACCGACGTCATGGCGTTCGTGCTCGCCGGCGTGCCGAACGTCGTCGCCACGTGCGGTACCGCGCTCGCCGACGAGCACTTCACGATGCTGAAGAACTTCGCGCGCAAGGTCACGCTCGCGTACGACGCCGACGCGGCGGGGCGCGCGGCCGCGGAGCGCTGCTACCAGTGGGAGCAGAAGTTCGAGGTGCAGTTCCAAGTCGCCGACCTCCCCGCGGGTCGCGACCCCGGCGATCTCTGGCCCGCCGACGCGCCCGCGCTCGTCGCGGCGGTCGAGCGCGCCGCGCCGTTCCTCGAGTTCCGAGTGGATCGACTGCTCGAAGCCGGCGACCTCACGACGATCGAAGGTCGCGCGCGCGCGGCGGGCGCGGCCGCGGCGCTCGTGGCCGAGCATCCGAACGAGCTCGTGCGCGATCAGTACGTGGTGAAGCTCGCCGGTCGATTGCAGATCAACGACGATCGCCTGCGCGAAGCAGTGGAGCGATCGCGACGCGGCGATCGGCCCGCGTCTGCGCACACCGCGACGACGAGCGCGCCACCCGTGCGCACGCGTCCCGTCGACCGCCGCGAGCTCGATGCGCTGCGCTGGGCCGTGCACGCGCCGACCGACATCGGCGGCCGCATCGCGCTCGAGCTGTTCTCCGATCCGCTGGCCCGGGCGGCGTGCGCGGCGCTGCTCGAGGCCCCGTTTCGGAAGGCGGTCGCGGACGCGGAGCCCGAAGTGGCGAAATTGCTCGAAAGACTCGCGGTCGAAGATCCGATAGCCGACGGTCGACCTGCCGATGAGATGGTCGTACGGGTCGTGGTGAACCTGGTGGAAGCGTCAAGTCAGCGCCTCCTTGCGTCGATGGTGAACGAAGGAGACGTTCGGTCGTCCGAGCTCAAGGTGCTGCTCGATCTTCTCGTGCGCCGCCGGGGGAACGACGAGTGGGCCGCGGCCGAGGAGGTCGCCGACCAATTGGTAGGGTGGATCGTGGCCGCGGAGCCGAATGGTGACGATGGAAACATCTGA
- the rpoD gene encoding RNA polymerase sigma factor RpoD: protein METSDDATEASASHPSSLGATNASVDHLDADDHRLAELVARGRERGFVTSGEVFAAFPDLEPATDELSSIYSRIEAQGVKIEDEIRAELELEDQQRVIGDREPEPAARRRPSEHRPGEAVTRPGAAPARRMSYDEDEGTLARPLRAASEFGSFDPVRMYLKEIGKVQLLSGEQEVMLAKRIEAGVFSQLELDVCEQLPTVLALFHQVGALPAAPIVPSDWVLPERDLSARLAVVRDGELAKKQLTEANLRLVVSIAKRYVGRGMSLLDLIQEGNLGLIRAVEKFDYTKGFKFSTYATWWIRQAITRAIADQARTIRIPVHMVETMNKVMRVQRSMLQELGREPTVEEVAAKCELTPDRVREIQRIAQEPVSLDTPVGEEDDSFLGDFVEDPTAIAPAMAADRKLLLEDLEEALRELNPREQQVVRLRFGLEDGQIRTLEEVGREFGVTRERIRQIESKTLAKLRHPTRSQRLRDYLEGT, encoded by the coding sequence ATGGAAACATCTGACGACGCGACCGAAGCGAGCGCGTCGCACCCTTCGAGCCTCGGCGCGACGAACGCGTCCGTCGATCATCTCGACGCCGACGATCACCGTCTCGCCGAGCTCGTCGCGCGCGGACGTGAGCGCGGCTTCGTGACGTCGGGTGAGGTGTTCGCCGCGTTCCCCGATCTCGAGCCCGCGACCGACGAGCTGTCGTCGATCTACTCGCGCATCGAAGCGCAGGGCGTGAAGATCGAGGACGAGATCCGCGCCGAGCTCGAGCTCGAGGATCAGCAACGCGTCATCGGCGACCGCGAGCCCGAACCCGCCGCGCGCCGGCGTCCGAGTGAGCACCGACCGGGCGAGGCCGTGACCCGTCCCGGCGCCGCGCCGGCGCGGCGCATGTCGTACGACGAGGACGAAGGAACGCTCGCGCGCCCGTTGCGCGCCGCCAGCGAGTTCGGCAGCTTCGATCCCGTGCGGATGTACCTCAAGGAGATCGGCAAGGTTCAGCTGCTCTCCGGCGAGCAGGAAGTGATGCTCGCGAAGCGCATCGAAGCGGGTGTGTTCTCGCAGCTCGAGCTCGACGTGTGCGAGCAGCTTCCGACCGTGCTCGCGTTGTTCCATCAGGTCGGTGCGCTGCCGGCTGCGCCGATCGTGCCCTCGGACTGGGTGCTTCCCGAGCGCGACCTGTCGGCGCGCCTTGCGGTGGTGCGCGACGGCGAGCTCGCCAAGAAGCAGCTCACCGAGGCGAACCTCCGCCTCGTGGTGTCGATCGCGAAGCGCTACGTCGGGCGCGGCATGTCGCTGCTCGACCTCATCCAGGAGGGCAACCTCGGGCTCATCCGTGCCGTCGAGAAGTTCGACTACACGAAGGGCTTCAAGTTCTCGACCTACGCGACGTGGTGGATCCGCCAGGCCATCACACGCGCGATCGCCGACCAGGCGCGCACGATCCGCATCCCCGTACACATGGTCGAGACCATGAACAAGGTGATGCGCGTGCAGCGTTCGATGCTCCAGGAGCTCGGTCGCGAGCCGACGGTCGAAGAGGTCGCCGCGAAGTGCGAGCTCACGCCCGACCGCGTGCGCGAGATCCAGCGCATCGCTCAGGAGCCGGTGTCGCTCGACACGCCGGTCGGCGAAGAGGACGACAGCTTCCTCGGCGACTTCGTCGAGGACCCGACCGCGATCGCGCCGGCGATGGCGGCCGACCGCAAGCTCCTCCTCGAAGACCTCGAAGAGGCGCTGCGCGAGCTGAACCCGCGCGAGCAACAGGTCGTGCGGCTGCGCTTCGGTCTCGAGGACGGTCAGATCCGCACGCTCGAAGAGGTCGGACGAGAGTTCGGCGTCACGCGCGAACGCATCCGTCAGATCGAGTCGAAGACGCTCGCGAAGCTGCGCCACCCGACGCGTTCGCAGCGTCTCCGCGACTACCTCGAGGGAACCTGA
- a CDS encoding EVE domain-containing protein, with amino-acid sequence MARWLLKSEPDVFSYDDLVRSKREPWDGIRSYQARNFMRAMKVGEQAIFYHSNAKPPGVAGVCKIVKTAEPDPTQFDPATKYYDAASKPEDPRWDLVTIAPVRALPFVSLDELRTVPELVNCRLLAKGNRLSVVPLTDAEFDVIVAFARSRKRKR; translated from the coding sequence ATGGCGCGCTGGTTGTTGAAGTCGGAGCCCGACGTCTTCTCGTACGACGATCTCGTGCGATCGAAGCGCGAGCCGTGGGACGGCATCCGCAGCTATCAAGCGCGCAACTTCATGCGCGCGATGAAGGTGGGGGAGCAGGCGATCTTCTACCACTCGAACGCGAAGCCGCCCGGGGTCGCGGGCGTCTGCAAGATCGTGAAGACCGCGGAGCCGGATCCGACGCAATTCGATCCGGCGACCAAGTACTACGACGCCGCGAGCAAACCCGAGGACCCGCGCTGGGATCTCGTCACGATCGCGCCCGTGCGCGCGTTGCCGTTCGTCTCGCTCGACGAGTTGCGTACGGTTCCCGAGCTCGTGAACTGCCGCCTGCTCGCGAAGGGCAACCGGCTGTCGGTCGTACCGCTCACCGATGCCGAGTTCGACGTGATCGTCGCGTTCGCTCGGAGCCGCAAGCGCAAACGCTGA